Below is a genomic region from Medicago truncatula cultivar Jemalong A17 chromosome 3, MtrunA17r5.0-ANR, whole genome shotgun sequence.
taaatttttgctgacattaattaattttgtaatttcccctgtacttgcaaaaagtacaataagggATTCTAGGTTTAAGAATCGTATATTAGGATTTTAGACTGACTATTGGATATTTGAGAGTGTtctcaagggtggtatttatagccttctatgggCTTGGGTTTCGGTTACTTagtctccaagtaataggggtatttatgtatttaagGGCGGTTTCTAGAAGATTCTAGAGATTATTGAGGCGGCGCTATGGGTAATGCGCGCCTTGGGCCCTTGGGCTCTTTTTAAGGGTGCTAAGGCCTTCTTGAGGGGTCTAAGAAGCCCTTTTGAAGGTCTTTCaggtccttaggaatattataacGGTCCATCCCCTAATATAAACTTGTAGAAGAAAAAAGTTGCTTACTTGTGATTATGAAGCTAATTCCAGTATTAAAACATCTTTGAAAATGAACACGGTTCATATAActtatgagaagaaaaaaatctgaaccAAAATAAACAGGGGTATGATGAGTGTTTAGTTGGTGAATGGGACAAAATTCAATACAAATACAAGTGGAAACTGAACTATACGTGATTGGTACTTCTATCACTATGctttttgttacaagtttataTTAGGGGAAATTGGCACGAGAATCAAACCTGAGACCTCGAGGATGAGCACACTACCAGGTTTCAAGtcaataccactaggccaactcAATTGGGTTTATACAGATCTCTCATTAGATTTTAGTGTAagacaattgattttttttttttaaggagtgcAAGACAATTGATTTATACTCATAATCTATATCAATTAAATTCTTTAAGAAACTGTCTCCGTGAACATAGCTCAGGTGACATGGACAATGCATTGCAATATGCAGAATTTGAGGTGCGAATCTAAAACACCACATTTATTCACTtcaaaggtgaattctaactactaggaaaaaaaaactctttgaaAAACATACTCCTACaaaatactatatattttttgtcttaATTAGATAGACAAATTCTAATTTTAGTTCAATAATATGTTTAATTGATTTTCATCCCTCCACAACGTATTAGCATTTCACACACgagtgatattttttatttgagctCATAggatattatattttgtacaaTACTCACAATGAtccaacatatatataaacaacaGTGATTGAGATTCTCATTAGTGATTGAGAATGTCTTTTTAATGTGAGTGAGAATGGTGAGATTAAAAATCctcatttaataaaacatatttttctctctacTCTATCATTTCTTTTAAACCTAGCTACATTATCTTTTAAACCtatataatgtaatgtaataTTCAACAATAGGATACTTAATTGATTCAAGCCTCAAGGCATCAAAATTCCTTTAAACTCGACTAGTTTGCTTCCATTGCTCAACTCccgtaaaaaaaatagttgtactTACTTCGTAGATAAGTTTGATGCTTCTTCTAATTCACATCTAGAATCAATCTAATATGTTTAGAGATCTAAAACACTTTCTATTATGtgatcttttaaaataaataaaaattacataagacatacaacaaacaaaaaatatatataaaatttgccAAGGCCAATAGTTGTTGTTGGACCAGGAAAATAGGAGACCTCCACCTTCACAAACTTAActaaagaaaaacatgttaaccaattgtaatattatatatttataactaAAACTCTAACTTTTGCCACTTGGTCCATGGGCCGGCTTAGTTCACATCTCTCCTCCGGGAGCTTAATAAAACTTCAAGAAATGCTATTCTCACAACATGATTTGTTCACTCTCTaccaaacttttgaaaatactcccacgtgacacgatttcatcaACGTTTCATGATTTTTCAGGTAGTGAGCATGGTTTGCAGGGTgctcaatcgtgtcacgattttgggaaaacgtgacacgattttcaaaaTTGCTGGGAACGTTTttaggataaggttggtcgtaccttgggttgTACGcaccaatcgtgtcacgatttggaaaacgtgacacgattttgacaactgaagactgctatataagcgttcttgtgcagattttgaagaagagcttgaagagagagaaacttggattacaaaggaggtaactttagggttgagtgtctttgtagtgaggatctcttgggttgggaaacattgtaaacatcttgggtagtgagatttcaccattggaaggatcaaaagtttccttttgtgttttctcttaggattcataTTGTGAGAGTGGGTGAcacaaatgggtagaaattatgtcttgttcttgtgtaagcttttaagctaatttcttgtaactctttgtaacactttcatcatagtggattggagagctgctctctcccccagattaggtcatattggaccgaactgggtcaacaatcttttggtgtgtttgttcctttctttcattgcttatctttgtgctttgattatgcttgtggtgttgctctacacttagatctaggtctgtttttgttgttgttgcttggagacactttacaCATTGATTACCTCTTCCTTTACTCCAcacatctttatttttcattgatgtgatttttttacCGGAATTCACAACatgatatttattaataataggAACTTAACACATTTTCTTCATTACATAATGCTCGTCATTTAACTTATGGTACTTTAAGGTACTTTAACTCATGACAGATTAATATTTACACTATCTTACCCTATGAAACAATGTTTACTTGACGGATTAATGCTTACACTATCTTACCCTATCAAAATTTAACTCATGGCAGAAAACTGAGTAAACATGATAGGAGTTAACTGGCAAAATACTTCTGAAATTTGTCActtatagtcaattacccctttaaatattttaatttatgcgAGTTACCCCGCACAATACATACAAACTAGTGCACAACAAACACATACTAGAACACAACACATATACCATAACAACTTATTAAGTTAACACATATCAGAACACACACATGAGTAGTGAATAGTGATAGTGTAACACTCTAGTcgttgttttaattatttttaggcttaatacatcatttgatcccttaacttattttttgttttcattttggtcccctaactataaaatgtctcaatttggtTCCATAAATCTTCTGcagtttactattttggtcctctccgttagtttttaacatcaaatatcTAAAGCGAACCGTACTTAGAGGTGGTCCACCATGGACCttagtaaattttttaattttaaccctttgattttttctttaaaagaggATTGTTGGATCATATATAGTCTATTGTATTCTATTGTAAACCACTAACACCTAATATTTTCTCacttttcttcatcatcttcatcaatcattCACTAACCCAGAAAATCAATCCTATTTTGCTTTctttcatcatcattatcatgaattaaaataaaaagaaagaaaagaataatgaaGGAGAATACAGAGAtccaaattaatttatttatttcaatcatgaAATCCAATTGCAACACTTATCCCCATTCcatcaattttatttcttcACCCCTTTCTTGtttccatcatcatcatcattcatcagCCGGTCTCATTCTCTTCTATTCTTTTCCACACAAATAAACACAGATTCCCACCCCTTTCTTTTTCCAGAACCATTTTAATacgttaatttatttttaaacacaAACATCATtcaacaaataagaaaataagaaatttttaacagaaaatccaaacaaataaataaagaaaaaatccCTATTTTTTACATTCTTCGTTCCTTTCTTCTCAATTTCCATTTGTGCAACTGAAGCTCATTTGCAAAATCAAAGTGATTGGGTTGCGATTCGtctttgatttttgattttggtttcttcttctgttcagtttttaatttcaatttcgaTTGCTACTACTGTGTTCAATTTATGGTTTGTTGGATTTTTGTTGGATCATCGTCTATGTCGTCGTCATCTTTGTTGTTTCCGGCGAGGCAATCGTTTCCGACGTGATATCATGGCACAACAGTTTCTGTCTCTTCTTTTCTTCACGTTTTTCTTCCCCcccgtttttttttatttttttgcttctaTCTCTTGTTTTCTTCTAAGTTAACAGATCTGTTGTATTGAATTCTTGTAAGTTGAGAAAggtattgattttatttatttgttgtgttGAATATGTGGAAGCAATGAATTCATCATGTTGGAGGGATGACTTGATTTGAATATGAGATTTATTTGTTGTTAaatattgattttcttttgctggattttttattagttattgtatgaatgttgatgaatttGGTACGAATATGAAGAAGTGGtggaaagaagatgaaggaaggaaggaaaaaattaggtgaTGGCGGTACACTGTAAATATAATGGACCTGCAATCGAATGGTTGAAAtcatatcaaaaatattaaacattaaaaaactaacggaggtgaccaaaatagtaaactgTTGTggatttatgggaccaaattgagacactttatagttaggggaccaaaatgaaaaccaaaaataagttaagggaccaaacgatatattaagccttatttttaattcattttagagtcttttgtatgattttaatatgaattatgttgattggTGTTGATGTTTGGTGtgctatattttattatatcatttattacgatatttattaaaataatgtgagaatttttattattttgaaaattggggagttaattagaatttagtGGGAATAAGGTATAGTTAAAGGGAGTTAAGAAAATAGCAAGGAGGTTAAATTAAGAGTTAGAAAGATAGAAAAATGTCTGCACGTATAATTGAACCTTTGAGAGGAAAGCAAagaaaaccaagccaagggGAGAACAAGAGCAAGAGGGGATCAATTTTGCTGTAGCTTTGTGTTGTGCAATTGAattcaggtaagggtgaggtttgcttcagtagtgTAAAtgttaatttctgattttgaatttaacaggttttggtgagaATGGGAGAAAatgggttttgattttgatttctaGAATTAGAAGTGTATAGGAACCATGTTAATTGGACTTAGCTTGTGTTCTGGGCGATTCTAGGATTGCATAACATTACTGTAACCTGTTTTGGGgtttgaattggggaaaattgggatttttgatgaaaaactgCAAATTCACGATTCTGGAACTGTCACGACTCGCCCTGGCGAAATTTCACCATTCCCTCGCCTTTGGTTCGCCCTGGCGAGAGTGTTCAGAAAGTTTCCCGAGAACACTGCCTTAGTTCGCCATTCCATCGCCTTTTGTTCGCCTTGGCGAAAGTGCCCAGTAGCTTTTCGCCTTacgctcgccatggcgagtagccttttGTTGAATTTCGCCTGGCGAGTTTAGTAGTTCGCCTGGCGAAAGTACCCAGAACTGAATCAAAATTGAGTTTTGTATACTCAGTTGTACGCATTGTTTGGTTGATTCTTTTGACTGTGCTAATGGTTATATATGACTATTATTTACCAAGAGCATGATTAAATGTTGAGTGATGATTTATGTATATTTacacttaaataaattatatagatTGTTGGTGCTGTTTTGATGATTGCTGTTTGATCTTGATGTTAAGCATGGCTATTATAAATGGTGTATTTTTCGGGGATTACTGATTGATGATATTGATGATGACTGTAATGTATGTTGTATTTGCTAAACCATACATGTCGTTTTATTCCGGAGTCATATgagaatgtatgcatggtcaagttgtatgtagatatacacaagtgggtccattgcatatgcataaacagcgggaggactcatgtcctggagcactagttcttcacagcggtgagggctttggtcctgatgaatgctttaaccattcaaaagcggtgagggcttcggtcctgtttggtaccacatgcatatttgcatttattgaggggTCTTagaggtgttgtcatgtcatgcatgagtctttgttgttggttgtaattgccatattgttgatgatgatgatgttgttgatgaatatatatttgtccatatattatgatgaattgatatgatgatgatgatgttgttgatgaatatatatttgtccatatattatgatgaattgatttgatgatgatgatgttgctttgtgaaatatatatatacttatatttaCAAGATGATGTATCGATGTTtaattagggtgttagattcaattgatgattttaatatctatattttattattgtgaatctcaccccttctgcttgaaaatgttgtccttcctatgggtaacttgcaggtgatcttgAGTAGTCGGTGATGGCTCAgttgtcgtgtctagggctctgatacattcgGGATGggttttctttgtttgttttcattccttatgtatcacatTTTTGGATTATATGGATTTAGCCCTTTAGTTGATTGTTGGATTTAatgttgaggcttttatgccaagatttctATTGGAGAATTATTATGTTGATGATGGATTTTAGTGTTGAATATATATTGCTGCAAATTGATGTTGGCTTATGAATaagttttattaaatagttttattttctatttaagaaatttgaaaatgtagtgtagcatgcccgattggtgaattactctgataaatattttatatttaattacttttggtaACAGGGTGTTACATATAGACCAACAGTAGCAACTTAGCATCGCAAATTTTCGTTCTCTCAAATCTATGTAAGCATATGATATCGTGTTATAGTATCCGAAGTTGGTATTAGAGATAACTTTGAAGCAAAGAGCTCGGAGTCTGAGAAAATTGGTATTTGTTGTAAGTTTTCATTATCATTCATAAAGTGATGGAtgtgaaaaatataaagaatcCATTAAATTTCATTATCATACAAAAAGCGTTTATTAGTGCTAGTCCAATCAACAATGAACCAGACATTTACACACCAAAGCCAAATACTGAGGATACATACAACAGTCCTGTTAGATCCTCTACCAAATCTCAAGATAATGTATAAAACATTttcacttaattaattaatttttttttttgttaattgaagCTCAACATTATTCTTCCATGGCAGCACATACCACTAACTAGTACATACAAAATTGACATTCACAACATGACTACCAGGAGTAGTATATCAATAACAAGATAATGAatcttaattattattctttatcAAGTGGCTTTAAAGACGTTTGCGAGTGTTTCTCCTGTAGATCTTTAAAAAAGACTTTACCCTGCTGTCGAAATCACACCGATTAATACTTTGATTCAGTTTCAAatctaaaaaatttgttttttttttctttttcgtatCAATGTTGTAACAAATACAAAGTAATAACTCTTCCCGTGCACTTGATACTATGATAAATTCTACATTGCATTGTTCATGTTATCATCATAAATTTAGAGTCATTTCACTTGCAGAGGGTGAGAGGttttttaaagatttaaatTTGAGTGATAGAAATCTAAGTTTCTGTGAGTTAAGATAGTGGTTCTATGAGTATTTATGAAGATATAGTAATGACTTGTTTAAGCATTGCAGGAAACAATGCCTCCAAGACGTACTCCGGAGACTATTGGAACTTCTGGAGATGTTAACGCCCAGATGGCTCAGGCTATGACTGACAtggctgctgctgctgctgcacAAACAGCCGCCAAAATTCAGCGAGACCAATTGAAACAGCAGAGAGAAGATAGGGAAGCAGATTCAAGGGGATTGGCAGATTTCCGTCGTCACAATCCACCTCAATTCCATGGAGAATTAGACCCAGAGAAGGCTGATTTGTGGCTACAAGAAGTGGAGAAGATTTTGAAAGTGATTAACTGTCCTGAAGAATCAAAGGTGAAATATGCCACACATTTGTTGCTTGGTGATGCAGAGTATTGGTggaaaaatgctaaaaatatgTTAGAAAATGCGCAAGAGGAAATCAGTTGGGAGGTTTTTCAGACCAAGTTCTTGGAAAGATATTTTCCTCAGAGTGCAAGAACTAAATTGGGTGATGATTTTCTAAAGTTACAACAGGGCAACATGACGGTAGGAGCATATGCAGCAAGGTTTGAGACACTGTCCAGGTACTTCAAGTTCTTCGTCAGACTGTGGATGAGGCCTACATGTGCCACCGATTCCAAGAAGGGctcaaggatgaaattcaagaCATGGTAATGCCATTGGGAATTCAACAATTCCATCCTTTGGTAGAAAAGTGTAGAGAAATAGAAGCGATGAAGAATAAGAGACTTGCTCGAGGGAATAACAATAACTGTGGGGGACCAACTCGTTCCAGCAATCAAAATCGTGGACGAGGAGGAAATGGGAAGAAGCCCTACGAGGACTCTAGAGAACCTAAAGGGGATTATAATAATTCATTGGAACCTAGTGCTGGAGACAGAGGAGACCTCTTTAAGCCAAAGGCTTATTGTTTCAAGTGTGGAGATCCAGGACACTATGCTGACAAATGTTCCGCAAAGAGCGATCTATGTTATCGTTGTCGTGAGCCAGGACATCTTGCTAGGGACTGCAAGGCATAAGAAGAGGAGGATCCAGTATACGTGGCAAGAGCAGAACGTCTGAATGCACCTAGAGGCCTGTATTCAATTGTGGGAAAGGAAACTTTCAATTTGTATTATCCTGTTGCTTGAAGTACTTCAATAAGAGTTGGAGGTATTAGAGTTATTAGTTAAGAAATAAATGAACGTTGTCGAGACTTTCTCTAGTGCCAGTTTCGAGGACGAAACTATTTTAGGTGGGTAGAATGTAAGATCCCggtattttatcatatttttattctaaattattttatcttactttaaaataatttacctTTGTGATTTATTGAGtgataatatattattttgttttttttctttcaaagtatATAGCCAAAAttcattatattaattattaaatagtgTACCCTATAACTATTTATTCCTACTATTTTTATGTGTGCACGTGTAGAATTTCTCATCTTTATCTCATGttagtattaatttaattaagtatAATGATCAGCCAATAGTATAGAACAAGAAATGGGGACGTGTATTTACAGAGAAAACAATAATGTAACCTCCTTTCCTAGTTACATTGGTCAATTTCACTTCACACTCCTTAAGCATAGTGCCACTCTTTTAGGAAGGGAGTTAGTGGGAGGGTTATTTCACAATTAATAACAATCGGTTACCTTCTTTATTCCATTCATTCACCACTTTACTGATTCTACACTCTgaagaaaatagagagaaatTTAGAGAGAGAGGGATAGAAACATAGTGAGTCTTGCAGGAGAAAGAAATGAGAACAAAGATCAACTCTAAAACTAGCATTTAGACCTATCACAAGTGTAGATTCGATAGAGTAAAGACTGTTGGTGGAAATCTTAAGAGCTGCTGTTGTTAAGGTAAGGGAAAGGGCgctccatttttttattttatatatgtatttactTGTTTTTATAAAAGGATGATGTTTTTAACATGTTTATGTATTGTATCATGCTTATTTTGTTAgtataaattgattttgtattgcTTGGTTGTGAGTATAAATTGTTGTTTCATGCCTGGATTGAGGTCTTGCATATTTTGTTAGTCAGCGTTACTGTCGGTGTAATCAATGTCTCTAGCAGGTGGTTAAGACAGTGATTAATTTAGTCGGATATTCATTGTGAGTTGTCTATTTTGTGGAGTTAATATGCAGGTGTCGCATGCATACATTCATTGTTGCGTGGTGCCCATAATTGGTTGGGACCCGAAGTCTTGAGTGCCCATAATTGGTTGGGGCTTATTGTTTCCTTGTGAGTGCTCATAATTGGTTGAGGCCCGTTGATTTCTTTTGGTGCCCATAATTGGTTGGGACCCGTGGGGTATGTGGTGTCCATAATTGGTTGGAGTCACGGCGGAGTGTTCATAATTGGTTGGAGCCCACAAATATCTACGAAGAACTTTTGTTGTCCTTTAAGGGAGGTGATATCCGGATCATTTGGAGTCGCATATAGTTCGGTCTTTAGGGTGTTGTGCATTTGTCGAGTCCACATGTGTTTTGGGTGTTGACATTTTGTGtagttatattaatttttgtacaatttGCTTGTCTTGAAATTCATGTTCAATATATGTACAACTTGTATGTTTGTTGTTGTCTGGGAATTGACCCTTTTCCGTATTTGAAAATCAGATAATGATAATGACTTACAGTTGGAGGCTTCGAGTGATGTGGACTTTAGGTGCGCCTTAGCGAGAGTCTCGCAAGCGTCCAAAGTTATGACCAGCTAGGATGTGTCTTTGGGTAGTTAAAGGCCAAGGGCCTTACTatatattttgatgtaaaacaatactgatttattatttaaaaaggtTCAAAGAAAAacttctttatttattatttattgttactTTCAAGCGAGTGAGTTTTAAgtcattgttattattattattttttttaaaaataaataaaatatgcacCATTTTTCGCTAAATATTATATAAGTTAATGTCTGAAATTTTTGGAT
It encodes:
- the LOC112420059 gene encoding cellular nucleic acid-binding protein-like produces the protein MKNKRLARGNNNNCGGPTRSSNQNRGRGGNGKKPYEDSREPKGDYNNSLEPSAGDRGDLFKPKAYCFKCGDPGHYADKCSAKSDLCYRCREPGHLARDCKA